In Gilliamella sp. B3022, the sequence TCCGAGAATTATAACAAGTATCGATTATAACGCCAACAAATTACCTAAATCTTTATGCTAACGAATAAAAAAATTACAGAAAGATTTTTTAAAATCAGGTAAACTATATCACAAATTAATAGGTACTTACCATCTCATCATTACCAACGATTAAATATGCTCAAACTTAAAAGTAACCACTTCAAAGATGAACAGACCACTCAAATTGTCAGTTGGGGGCATTGGTTTACCTTGTTTAATATCTTTGTCGTAATTGCTTTAGGTAGTCAATATTTATTTATTGCTGATTGGCCGCGTACTTTTATGGGGCGATTTTATGCCATTATTAGTGCAATTGGTCACTTCAGTTTTTTAACGTTTATTGCTTATCTAATCTTACTCTTTCCCTTAAGCTTTTTTATTCGTTCGGCTTGTTGGCAACGAATGATAGCCATAATCATTGCTACCTCAGGTATTGCATTACTTCTAATTGATATTGAAGTATTTTCGCAATTTAGAATGCATCTTAATTTATCAATTTGGCAACTGTTAACAACGAAAAATGGTTCATTTTTAAGTACTAACCTAATTATTGTTCCATTTATTTTGCTTTTAGAAATATTGTTTGCAGTATGGAGCTGGAAAAAATTACGCAGTTTAAGTAAACGAAAACGCTTTGCGAAACCTATTGTCATTGTGTTTATGCTGAGTTTTGTCTCTTCCCACCTAATTCATATTTGGGCAGATGCCAACTTTTACCGACCAATAACCATGCAACGGTCTAGTTTGCCTCTTTCTTATCCGCTGACTGCTCGGCATTTTCTTGAGCGTTATGGCTTTATTGATGAAAGTGACTACCGTAATCGTATTACTCAAGAAGGGAATCCGTTTGCGCTTACCATTGAATATCCTTTAGATCGTATTACATTTGACGATACACAATTATCGAAAAAAAATGTACTTATGATAGTTATTGATGGTTGGAATTATAGTTTACTGACAGAAAATATGCCGTGGTTAAGTGACTTTGCTAAAAATAATATTTACTTCAATAATAATTATGGTACAAGTAATCAAGCCTATTTAAACGATTTTTCACTATTTTATGGTTTGGATCCCAATTATTACAACAGCATATTAACCAGTCATAAAACATCTACGCTTTTTGATGTAGTGAATAAACAGCACTATAATTTAGGATTATTTTCAACAAGTGGATTTGCTGAGCCGCTTTATCATTATGCTTTATTATCTAACTTTACCTTACCCGATCCAAAAAATAAGAATAACAAACAGACAACGGATAATTGGATCACATGGTACGATAAACAAAGTAAGTTAGACAATCATGCGCCACTGTTTTCGATTATTCAATACTCGGTTGGTAACAAAAATAAAAAAATGTCCTTATCGGAATTAGAATCCAATGCGACCAAACTCGATCAGTGTTTGAAATCAATAATTGATCATTTAAAATTGTCTAATCTATTTGCTGACACCATTATTGTCATTACGGGCACTAACGACCTAAAAATTGATAAAGTTAAAAAAACAGTTTCACGTAATGATGGTAATAACTTTAATCGAGAATATCTAAAAGTACCATTAATTATTTCCTGGCCGGATAAAGAAAATATCGAATATCACCATGTTACTTCACAAACCGATATATTGCGGACATTGATGCAAGATGCATTCAATGTCACAACGCCACCACAGCAATACAGCCAAGGTAAAAATTTATTTAATCAAACCTCTAAACCGTGGATCGTTGCGGGAAGTGAAAGTAAGATTGCGGCACTTTATGATGATAAAACCATAGTGATTGATGAATACGGTCGTTCCAAAGTTTATGATCTGACGGATAAATTATTAAAAGATGAAAAAATTAGTTTGCCAATATTTTTACAAATTGTCACCGAAAACCGCCGATTTATGGTGGTCGATAACTAACGTTACTTGATTTATTTATTATATTTTATCATCATAAAAATGAATTAGTACACATTTTGCTCAAAAAACTCAAATAAGAACATTTTGTATTAATCTGCTAGGATGACCGATATATAAAATTAGATGATATAACGGTCATCATCATCGAAAAATGACAGCCTAATATAAGCATGATTTTTTTAAAATCAATTGCCAAATTTTGCCTATTTCACTTCTTTTCCCATCGCTTGTAAATCGGCATGATAAGAGGAACGAACAAATGGTCCACAGGCAGCATGAGTAAATCCCATACTTAAAGCAATCTGTTTGAGTTCGTCAAATTCTTCCGGTGACACATAACGCTTAACTGGTAAGTGGTACTTACTTGGTTGTAAATATTGACCAAGCGTTAACATGGTTACCCCATGACTTCGTAAATCTTTAAGAACCTGAATTAACTCTTCATTCGTTTCTCCAAGACCAACCATTAAACCTGACTTGGTCGGAATATCGGGATGCTTTTCTTTGAATGCCGATAGTAATTTAAGGGAGCCTAAATAATTGGCACCAGGTCGAATTTCTTTATATAACCGTGGAATGTTCTCTAAATTGTGATTAAAAACATCAGGTGGATTATCGCTTAATACTTCAATTGCCTCGTCGATACAACCGCGAAAATCGGGTGTAAGCGTTTCAACTTTAATAGTGGGGCTAAATGCACGAATTTCCCGTGTACAATCGGCAAAATGGCTTGCTCCGCCATCTTTTAAATCGTCACGATCTACTGAGGTGATCACTACATAACGCAATTTCATCTCTTTAATGGTTTGAGCGAGTTTACTCGGTTCTTCTCGATCGGGTGGTAATGGGCGCCCATGGGCAACATCACAAAATGGACATCGACGCGTACAGATATCCCCTAAAATCATAAAAGTGGCTGTACCATGATTGAAACATTCCGCGAGATTAGGGCAAGACGCTTCTTCACACACAGAATGTAAGCCATGTTTGCGCATGGTACTTTTAATATGAGCGATATTAGTGGAATGAACAGGTATTTTAATTTTCATCCATTCAGGTTTTTTTAATGGTGCCGCATCTTCTAAGGTAACGGTCGGAATAAGTCGTGTTTTATCCGCATCTCGATATTTTGAACTTCTGACTATAGTTTCATTATTTTGCATAATAGATATCTTATTAGATTAGTTTGTTAACAGATTGATAAAATTATTGGTTAACAGGTGTTTTAATTCAGAACGATTAATTTGTGGGACAAATTCTTTTAATTGCGTCATCTGCAATCCAGCGTAACCACAAGGATTGATGTTTTTAAATGGTGCCAAATCCATATCGATATTTAATGCAAGCCCATGCAAAGTGCATCCTCGTTTGATATGTAATCCTAAAGAGCAGATCTTTTTATGATTAATATACACACCCGGAGCCTCCGCTTTGGCATAAGACATAATAGCATAATGTGCCAAAGTTTGAATGACGGATTTTTCTAAACAGTGAACAATATCACGAATACCTATTTTACGACGTTTTAAATCAAATAAGATATACATAATTTGCTGACCTGGTGCATGATAGGTAATTTGTCCACCACGATCGGTTGCTACAACCGGAATGTCAGATTGATGCAATAAATGTTCTGGTTTGCCTACTTTGCCTTGAGTAAAAATGGGATAGTGTTCAACTAGCCATATTTCATCAGGCGTTTGTTCATTGCGATTGAGCGTAAAGTCATGCATGGCTTGGTAGGTTTGCATGTAGGGTTGAGTATCTAACTCTCTAATTATAATATTGTTTATCATCATAATATTTTTCGCTCTAAGCAAATTTTAATTTTAGTAAATTAACTTCTATATATCAGATTTTACTATAGCTTGACAACACATAGGCAAACACGGTATAACCAAGCATAGTATTTCTTGCAATTCTATGTTTCTTAAATTTGATTTATATCATATAATTAACTTTTTTTTTACATATTAATTGAAATAGTTGATTAATTTGATAGGAATTAACATTCCTTTCTAACCAATTGTCTGCTTTACTTTTTTTTGGAAAATGGCAGACTTATGTTCATGAAGCTCCGTAATGCAGAGTTGAAGCTTGTAAAGTTAGTTATAGTTTTGACTGTAGCTAAGGATGGCAAATCCTGCATTTTTATAACAAAAAAAGAGGTTTTTATATGTCGGACATGCAAATGAATGATATCGATCCTGTTGAAACGCAAGATTGGCTCAAGAGTCTTGATTCAATCATCCGTGAAGAAGGAATCGAACGCGCTCAGTACATTATTGAACAAATCGTCAATAAGGCAAAAGAAGGAGGGGTTCCTTTACTTTTTGGTTCTTCAACAAGTAATTATATTAATACCATTCCAGTAGAAGAACAGCCAGCGTATCCGGGCGATTGGGAAATAGAAAGACGTATCCGTTCCATCGTACGTTGGAATGCAATTATGATGGTGTTAAGAGCATCTAAAAAGGATTTAGAGCTTGGTGGTCATATGGCATCATTCCAATCCGCAGCAACTTTTTATGAAGTCTGTTTTAACCACTTTTTTAGAGCTCGAAATGATAAGGACGGTGGTGATTTAGTTTATTTCCAAGGTCATATTTCCCCAGGTATCTATTCAAGAGCATTTATCGAAGGTCGTTTGACTGAAGAACAACTTGATAATTTCCGCCAAGAAGTACATGGCAAAGGTCTTCCATCTTATCCGCATCCTAAATTACTCCCTGAATTTTGGCAATTCCCGACAGTTTCAATGGGATTAGGACCAGTTAGTGCTATTTATCAAGCACGATTCTTAAAATATTTAAATCACCGCGGTTTAAAAGATACAACAGAACAAACTGTTTATGCTTTCTTAGGTGATGGTGAAATGGATGAACCTGAATCTAAAGGTGCGATTACCGTTGCCACTCGTGAAAAACTCGATAACTTAGTTTTTGTTATCAACTGTAACTTACAACGTTTAGATGGCCCAGTGACAGGTAATGGTAAAATCATCAATGAATTAGAAGGTGTTTTTGCTGGTGCAGGTTGGAATGTTATCAAAGTTATTTGGGGCGATCGTTGGGATAAACTTCTCCAAAAAGATAAATCTGGTAAGTTAGTAAGATTAATGAACGAAACGCTGGATGGTGATTACCAAACCCTGAAATCAAAAGATGGTGCTTATGTACGTGAGCATTTCTTTGGTAAATACCCTGAAACAGCAGAATTAGTAAAAGATATGTCTGATGAAGAAATTTTCAGACTTAATCGTGGTGGTCAAGACCCATCCAAAATGTTTGCTGCTTTCATGCGTGCAAAAGAAACTAAAGATCGACCGACAGTTATTTTAGCGCATACTATTAAAGGTTATGGTATGGGTGAAGCTGCAGAAGCGAAAAATATTGCTCATCAAGTGAAAAAAATGAATATGGATGGTGTGCGTCATGTACGTGATTTCTTCAATATTCCAGTTACCGATGATGCATTAGAAAAATTACCTTATATTAAATTTGAAGAACATACACCTGAATACAAATATATTCATGAACGCCGTAACGCTTTACATGGTTATGTTCCGTCAAGATTAACTCATTTTTCAGGTACTGTCTCAATTCCTTCATTAACGGAGTTTGCTCCATTACTTGAGGCACAAACTAAAGAAATTTCAACCACCATTGCTTTTGTACGAGCGCTTAATATCATGTTAAAAGATAAAGAATTGGCACCACGTCTGGTACCAATTTTAGCTGATGAAGCTCGTACGTTTGGTATGGAAGGTCTATTCCGCCAAATCGGTATTTATAATCCGCATGGTCAACAATATACGCCACAAGATAGAGAACAAGTGGCCTATTATCGTGAAGATGAAAAAGGACAAATCCTACAAGAAGGGATTAATGAATGTGGTGCTACTGCATCATGGATTGCGGCAGCAACATCTTACAGTACTAATGATTACCCAATGATTCCATTTTACATCTACTACTCAATGTTTGGTTTCCAACGTATTGGTGATTTGATGTGGGCAGCAGGTGATCAGCAAGCGCGTGGCTTTATGATTGGTGGTACTTCTGGCCGTACAACCTTAAATGGTGAAGGGTTACAACATCAGGATGGTCATAGCCATATTCAAGCTTTAACAATTCCAAACTGCATATCTTACGATCCGGCTTATGCTTATGAAGTTGCTGTTATTATGC encodes:
- the lipA gene encoding lipoyl synthase, whose translation is MQNNETIVRSSKYRDADKTRLIPTVTLEDAAPLKKPEWMKIKIPVHSTNIAHIKSTMRKHGLHSVCEEASCPNLAECFNHGTATFMILGDICTRRCPFCDVAHGRPLPPDREEPSKLAQTIKEMKLRYVVITSVDRDDLKDGGASHFADCTREIRAFSPTIKVETLTPDFRGCIDEAIEVLSDNPPDVFNHNLENIPRLYKEIRPGANYLGSLKLLSAFKEKHPDIPTKSGLMVGLGETNEELIQVLKDLRSHGVTMLTLGQYLQPSKYHLPVKRYVSPEEFDELKQIALSMGFTHAACGPFVRSSYHADLQAMGKEVK
- the aceE gene encoding pyruvate dehydrogenase (acetyl-transferring), homodimeric type, whose product is MSDMQMNDIDPVETQDWLKSLDSIIREEGIERAQYIIEQIVNKAKEGGVPLLFGSSTSNYINTIPVEEQPAYPGDWEIERRIRSIVRWNAIMMVLRASKKDLELGGHMASFQSAATFYEVCFNHFFRARNDKDGGDLVYFQGHISPGIYSRAFIEGRLTEEQLDNFRQEVHGKGLPSYPHPKLLPEFWQFPTVSMGLGPVSAIYQARFLKYLNHRGLKDTTEQTVYAFLGDGEMDEPESKGAITVATREKLDNLVFVINCNLQRLDGPVTGNGKIINELEGVFAGAGWNVIKVIWGDRWDKLLQKDKSGKLVRLMNETLDGDYQTLKSKDGAYVREHFFGKYPETAELVKDMSDEEIFRLNRGGQDPSKMFAAFMRAKETKDRPTVILAHTIKGYGMGEAAEAKNIAHQVKKMNMDGVRHVRDFFNIPVTDDALEKLPYIKFEEHTPEYKYIHERRNALHGYVPSRLTHFSGTVSIPSLTEFAPLLEAQTKEISTTIAFVRALNIMLKDKELAPRLVPILADEARTFGMEGLFRQIGIYNPHGQQYTPQDREQVAYYREDEKGQILQEGINECGATASWIAAATSYSTNDYPMIPFYIYYSMFGFQRIGDLMWAAGDQQARGFMIGGTSGRTTLNGEGLQHQDGHSHIQALTIPNCISYDPAYAYEVAVIMQDGLRRMYGEQENVYYYITTLNENYAQPAMPEGAEEGIRRGIYKLDTVQGQKGKSTVQLLGSGSILRHVRDAAEILAKEYGIGSDIYSVTSFTELARDGQDCERYNMLHPSETPKVPYVAQVMNNNPAVVSTDYMKLFAEQIRGFVPAENYRVLGTDGFGRSDSRENLRHHFEVDASYVVIAALGELAKRGDIEASVVEDAIKKFEINADKLNPRIA
- the lipB gene encoding lipoyl(octanoyl) transferase LipB, with protein sequence MMINNIIIRELDTQPYMQTYQAMHDFTLNRNEQTPDEIWLVEHYPIFTQGKVGKPEHLLHQSDIPVVATDRGGQITYHAPGQQIMYILFDLKRRKIGIRDIVHCLEKSVIQTLAHYAIMSYAKAEAPGVYINHKKICSLGLHIKRGCTLHGLALNIDMDLAPFKNINPCGYAGLQMTQLKEFVPQINRSELKHLLTNNFINLLTN
- a CDS encoding DUF3413 domain-containing protein produces the protein MLKLKSNHFKDEQTTQIVSWGHWFTLFNIFVVIALGSQYLFIADWPRTFMGRFYAIISAIGHFSFLTFIAYLILLFPLSFFIRSACWQRMIAIIIATSGIALLLIDIEVFSQFRMHLNLSIWQLLTTKNGSFLSTNLIIVPFILLLEILFAVWSWKKLRSLSKRKRFAKPIVIVFMLSFVSSHLIHIWADANFYRPITMQRSSLPLSYPLTARHFLERYGFIDESDYRNRITQEGNPFALTIEYPLDRITFDDTQLSKKNVLMIVIDGWNYSLLTENMPWLSDFAKNNIYFNNNYGTSNQAYLNDFSLFYGLDPNYYNSILTSHKTSTLFDVVNKQHYNLGLFSTSGFAEPLYHYALLSNFTLPDPKNKNNKQTTDNWITWYDKQSKLDNHAPLFSIIQYSVGNKNKKMSLSELESNATKLDQCLKSIIDHLKLSNLFADTIIVITGTNDLKIDKVKKTVSRNDGNNFNREYLKVPLIISWPDKENIEYHHVTSQTDILRTLMQDAFNVTTPPQQYSQGKNLFNQTSKPWIVAGSESKIAALYDDKTIVIDEYGRSKVYDLTDKLLKDEKISLPIFLQIVTENRRFMVVDN